The Pseudodesulfovibrio sediminis genome includes the window TGCATCTTGTCAGCGAACATCTTGAGCAGATTGTAAGCCGGGAAGGATAAACCCGGGGCAAGGGAGGTTCCCCGCCCCGGGAATGTATGTTGTTTCAGTTCTGGCTGGTCATACGTTTGACCGTATGTCCAACCTAGCCAGGGTTATTGCAAGCCCGTGGGGTGACACGCGGAGTTGACGCAACCTGTAAGGTCTTTGTCGCCAGAGAATTCTTCTACGTGGCAAGAGAGACAGGATGTGCGTTCCGGGTTTTTCACATGCATTGCACGGAAGTAAGACGTGACTCCCTGTGCACTGGGATCTGTCTCGGTATGACAGTTCGCGCAGGACTCGGGTTCGTCTTGTACGGTGTTTTTGTGGTGACAGGTGAAGCAATCAATATCCTCATGGCTGGAATGATTGAAGGTAACTCCAAGATCTCGCTTGCTGTTTCCTTTGATGACATTGATTTCAAGGTCATCGTCCGGAGCATCAATCGCAGAGACCAGTTCTGTCTGGGCAAAGGCCAACACTGCGGTAAAGCACACACACAGCAGGGACATGATGAATACTTTTTTCATAATATTTCCTTTGTATGTATGGTTACGCTTTGGTTTTTGAGCCAAAACGACCGGCGAGCATGTCGCGGCGGTTGATTTCAGCTTTGGCCAGTGTCTGTTTCATCAATTTGCTTCCATCCAAGGAGGCGAGCAAATTGCCATTATAGCTTTCCGGCGCAGCCGTGCACAGGTATATGACACGGACAGACTCGGGGTCTGCAAGGTACGCATCCGGATTGGTTTTCTTCACTTCCGCCAAACGTTTTTCCGCGAGAGCGAGCATGTCTGCACGATCGCCGAAGTTCATGGTGCCGGTCGGGCAGCTTTGAACACAGGCAGGGAGACGGCCGGCTTCCACACGGTCCAGGCACATGTCGCACTTGAACCACTGTCCGCTTTCTTCGTCCATGCGGGGTACGTTGTACGGACACAGCTCTTCACTGGTGACGTTGTCACCGATGCCAGCCGTGCGGCCGTTCATGACCACAGCGCCGGTCGTGGCGTCTTGCTCGATACCGTCTTCGCAGTACATGTTTCCGATGTACTTGCAGGGCGGTTCAAGACAGTGACGGCACTGTTCCGGGAAGAAGTACCACTGCAGTTTATTGTTGGCATCACGCGCTTCATTGAAGCGAACAAGACGGATAGTCTGAAAAGACAGGTCTTGCGGGTTCTGGTGGGAGCCGACATTGCGGGTTTTTTCGGCAGGGAGATTCTTCCACTGCTTGCAGGCAACCTGGCAACCTCGACACGCGGTACAAAGGGACAAATCGACAAAGAAGCTTTTACCACTCATTATTTATCCCCTTCCTTCCACTTGCGTAAGTTGACCATGAACGCCTTGTATTCAGGAATACCGGTGTTCGGATCACCAACGTTTGGTGTTACAATGTTTGCAGAGTCGCCGCCGTCAACCGGCATCACCCAGCCGTAGTGCCATGGCATACCGACCATATGCACATCATTGCCATCAATGTTGTATGGCTGGATGCGTTCGGTAACCATTGCGATGGCCCATAAGGAACCACGGACGCTTTCAACGGTGACTTTTTCACCATTTTCGATGCCGCGCAGTTCAGCCAGTTGTGGGCTGATTTCAACAAACATTTGTGGTTCGGCTTCCACCAACCAACTGCACCAGCGGGTCATGGACCCTGTTTGCCAGTGTTCGGTCACGCGGTAAGTCGTACCGACGAACGGGTAGCGTGGATCACAAACCGCTTTCTCTTCACCCTTGATCTGAACCGCAGTCGGGTTGTGGAGGGTGCTGGAGAAGGGATGCTTCTTAACAGGGCATTCCAGAGGTTCGTAGTATTCAGGCAGAGGGCCATCAGCACGACCCGGGCCAAAGAGTTGACCAAAGCCGTGTTTGCGCATGATGAACGGATGCTTGGTGCCCGGAGCCCAGCCACCATCAGGGACGTCGCCTTCCCATTTTTTGCCGTTCCATTCGATAACAGTGCGTTCCGGGTTCCAGGGTTTGCCCTGCAGATCCACGGAAGCTCTGTTGTACAGGATGCGGCGGTTGACAGGCCAGCACCAGGTCCAGTTCGGGAACAGGCCGATCTTCTCTTGCAGTTCGGTCTGAGCGATACTGTGGCGCATGGACTTGTTCTCGGTGTCGCTCACCGAGTTGCAGTAGAGCCAGTTGCCGGAGGTGGTGGAGCCATCATCCTGGAGGTAGGCGAAGCTCGGGACCTGCTGTCCCTTCTTGAACTCCTTGCCCTTGACGACGGTGTCCTTGGTGAACCAGCCATTGCAGAGTCTGGCGGTCTGACGTGCGCTGAATTCCATGTGACCATGGTCATTCTTTTCACACATGTTCTCGAAGCTCAGGCGGGTGATCGGTTCAGGGTAGGCGCCGCCCTCTTTCTCGTAGAGGTGGACCATTTCCTCCCACAGTTCGTGGAAGTAGTGACCATCGGTGAGGACGCCGTCCTTCGGTTCCGGGCCAGCATAACGCCACTGCATCCAGCGGCCGGAGTTGGCGACGGAGCCTTCCTTCTCGATTGCGGTGGCGCAAGGGATGAAGAAGGTTTCGGTCTTGACCTTTTTCGGGTCCATGCCGGGGCCTTTCCAGAAGCTCGAGGTCTCGCAGTCAAAGACGTTGACGTTGACCATCCAGTCCAGTTTGGACAGGGCCTTGCGGGTCTTTTCGGAGTCGGAGCTCGAACAGGCAGGGTTCATGCCCCAGATCCACGCGCCGGTAAAACCTTCATTGTACATGCGGTCGATGAGCGGAATCCAGGAGTATTCGCTTGCCTTGTGGTTTTCCAACTTCGGCAGGTAGCTGTATGCATCCTTGGGATCATCGTCGGAGTACATGGCCTTGATCAGGGAGGCGGAGTACTTGGAGTAGTTCTGCCACCAGTTGGCGCTCATCGGGTCCTTGGTCACGGGAGCGAACTTCTTGTTGTACTGGTCGAGAGTGTCGAGGCCAGCCAGCGGGGTCGCGATGTAACCGGGCAGGATGTGGTAGAGCAGCGCGTAGTCGGTGGAACCCTGTACGTTGCATTCGCCGCGCAGTGCGTTGACACCGCCGCCGGCGATACCGATGTTGCCGAGCAGGAGCTGGATCATGGCCATGGCGCGGATGTTCTGCACACCAACGGAGTGCTGGGTCCAGCCCATTGCGTACATGATGGTGCCTGCTTTTTTGGCAGT containing:
- a CDS encoding cytochrome c3 family protein, producing the protein MKKVFIMSLLCVCFTAVLAFAQTELVSAIDAPDDDLEINVIKGNSKRDLGVTFNHSSHEDIDCFTCHHKNTVQDEPESCANCHTETDPSAQGVTSYFRAMHVKNPERTSCLSCHVEEFSGDKDLTGCVNSACHPTGLQ
- a CDS encoding 4Fe-4S dicluster domain-containing protein; its protein translation is MSGKSFFVDLSLCTACRGCQVACKQWKNLPAEKTRNVGSHQNPQDLSFQTIRLVRFNEARDANNKLQWYFFPEQCRHCLEPPCKYIGNMYCEDGIEQDATTGAVVMNGRTAGIGDNVTSEELCPYNVPRMDEESGQWFKCDMCLDRVEAGRLPACVQSCPTGTMNFGDRADMLALAEKRLAEVKKTNPDAYLADPESVRVIYLCTAAPESYNGNLLASLDGSKLMKQTLAKAEINRRDMLAGRFGSKTKA
- the fdnG gene encoding formate dehydrogenase-N subunit alpha; amino-acid sequence: MKLNRRDFVKLSSATALGVAFSGLGVGCKKTAVDKINHMKPDWSKETTSVCAYCSVGCGLVVTTSLQTKRAINVEGNPDHPINEGSLCAKGASSIQMTENNLRNGKCLYRAPYSGEWEEKSWEWCKKRIARLAKESRDKSFLEKNDKGQVVNRNMGVASLGSAALDNEECYAMHTFMRAQGIVYLEHQARIUHSATVAALGESFGRGAMTNHWNDLQNSDCILIMGSNAAENHPISFKWALKAQAKGGKIIHVDPRYTRTSARSDKHIALRSGSDIAVLGGMIKYIIENKRYFLDYMRDYTNASFIVGKEFDFEDGMFSGFDSKTAAYDKSKWAFEYDADGIPKKDKSLKNPRCVFQIVKKHYERYTLENVSNMSGISAEDLTELYDTYSATGTAKKAGTIMYAMGWTQHSVGVQNIRAMAMIQLLLGNIGIAGGGVNALRGECNVQGSTDYALLYHILPGYIATPLAGLDTLDQYNKKFAPVTKDPMSANWWQNYSKYSASLIKAMYSDDDPKDAYSYLPKLENHKASEYSWIPLIDRMYNEGFTGAWIWGMNPACSSSDSEKTRKALSKLDWMVNVNVFDCETSSFWKGPGMDPKKVKTETFFIPCATAIEKEGSVANSGRWMQWRYAGPEPKDGVLTDGHYFHELWEEMVHLYEKEGGAYPEPITRLSFENMCEKNDHGHMEFSARQTARLCNGWFTKDTVVKGKEFKKGQQVPSFAYLQDDGSTTSGNWLYCNSVSDTENKSMRHSIAQTELQEKIGLFPNWTWCWPVNRRILYNRASVDLQGKPWNPERTVIEWNGKKWEGDVPDGGWAPGTKHPFIMRKHGFGQLFGPGRADGPLPEYYEPLECPVKKHPFSSTLHNPTAVQIKGEEKAVCDPRYPFVGTTYRVTEHWQTGSMTRWCSWLVEAEPQMFVEISPQLAELRGIENGEKVTVESVRGSLWAIAMVTERIQPYNIDGNDVHMVGMPWHYGWVMPVDGGDSANIVTPNVGDPNTGIPEYKAFMVNLRKWKEGDK